From a region of the Corvus cornix cornix isolate S_Up_H32 chromosome 2, ASM73873v5, whole genome shotgun sequence genome:
- the GORASP1 gene encoding Golgi reassembly-stacking protein 1 translates to MGLGSSSEGPGGGAEGFHVHGVQENSPAQQGGLEPFFDFIIAIGHTRLNKENNMLKDLLKANAEKAVKLEVYNIKTMKIREVEVIPSNMWGGQGLLGASVRFCSFQGANEHVWHVLDVEPSSPAALAGLQPYTDYVVGSDQILQESEDFFSLIESHEGKPLKLMVYNTEADSIREVVVTPNGAWGGEGSLGCGIGYGYLHRIPTQSITSKKKPESKSPSPSPEAGTPVPSTNGYTETPLLAATSQNDSSETVMNLDHATDQEISGYSPESSLSPPPPLQRVMDPGFLDMSGISVSELTSLTEVSSLSPSASFNVPAAAASVGPETLMSNSEASAYFENASTLDIEGVTPYPEGSGKQPTLDDLLPSIPSLPSLDLPHDISSKATLGTDADNQESKLLVNSTESSLTTAPETPEDEAASEQKAEAAAQDPA, encoded by the exons ATGGGGCTGGGATCCAGCTCCGAgggccccggcggcggcgccgAGGGCTTCCACGTGCACGGG GTTCAAGAAAACTCCCCAGCCCAACAAGGAGGACTGGAACCTTTCTTTGATTTCATCATTGCCATAGGACACACGAGGCTT aacaaggaaaacaatATGTTGAAAGACCTGCTGAAGGCAAATGCTGAGAAAGCAGTGAAGCTGGAGGTGTATAACatcaaaacaatgaaaatacgAGAGGTGGAGGTGATCCCCAGTAACATGTGGGGAGGACAAGGCCTCCTTGGAGCCAGTGTGAGGTTCTGCAGCTTCCAGGGAGCCAATGAACACGTCTGGCATGTTCTG GACGTTGAGCCTTcatctcctgcagctctggctggtCTCCAGCCATACACTGACTACGTTGTTGGATCTGATCAGATTCTCCAGGAG tcagaggatttcttttccctgattGAATCCCATGAGGGGAAGCCGCTGAAGCTGATGGTTTATAACACTGAAGCAGATTCCATCCGAGAGGTAGTTGTGACTCCCAATGGAGCTTGGGGTGGAGAAGGAAG TTTAGGATGTGGTATTGGATATGGCTATTTGCACAGAATTCCAACACAGTCCATAACATCaaagaaaaagccagaaagCAAATCACCTTCACCCTCGCCAGAAGCTGGAACTCCTGTGCCATCCACTAATGGTTACACAGAG ACTCCATTATTGGCAGCTACCTCTCAGAATGACAGCTCTGAAACAGTTATGAACTTGGATCATGCCACAGATCAAGAAATAAGTGGTTATTCACCAGAAAgttccctttctcctcctccccctctccagaGAGTTATGGATCCAG GATTTCTAGATATGTCTGGAATTTCAGTTTCTGAGCTCACAAGCTTAACAGAAGTGTCCAGCCTGTCACCATCTGCCTCCTTCaatgtgccagcagcagctgcttctgtagGCCCTGAAACATTAATGTCAAATAGTGAAGCCTCTGCTTATTTTG AAAATGCATCAACATTGGACATCGAAGGTGTAACCCCATATCCTGAAGGATCAGGGAAGCAGCCCACACTGGATGACCTCCTGCCTTCAATTCCATCTTTACCTTCTCTTGATCTTCCTCATGACATTTCTTCAAAAGCAACACTAGGAACTGATGCTGATAACCAGGAATCCAAGCTGCTTGTGAACAGCACTGAGAGCTCATTAACCACTGCTCCAGAGACACCAGAGGATGAAGCAGCAAgtgagcagaaagcagaagcagctgcgCAAGATCCCGCGTGA